In one window of bacterium DNA:
- a CDS encoding SDR family oxidoreductase, which yields MDLGLADKAVVITGGSKGIGRATALAFAGEGANVAICARSEGPLEETAKEIEARGVRAYAAPCDVADASSLGGFLDDARAALGGVDVLVNNASGFGVSDDEAGWAAGFNVDMMASVRATWKVVPWMSEAGGGSVIHISSTSGLEAGSPAAYAAVKAALMSHSKTLAINLAPRGIRVNTVAPGSIEFPGGMWETVKKVNNEMYEGIRNSIPFGRLGTAEEVAAATVFLSSAPASWITGITLAVDGGQHKGN from the coding sequence ATGGATCTGGGACTCGCGGACAAGGCGGTGGTGATCACCGGGGGAAGCAAGGGGATCGGGCGGGCGACGGCCCTGGCCTTCGCGGGCGAGGGCGCGAACGTGGCGATCTGCGCCCGCAGCGAAGGTCCTCTGGAAGAAACCGCCAAGGAGATCGAGGCCCGGGGTGTGCGTGCCTACGCGGCTCCTTGCGATGTGGCGGATGCGAGCTCGCTAGGCGGCTTCCTGGATGACGCACGCGCGGCACTTGGCGGCGTGGACGTGCTCGTGAACAATGCCTCGGGCTTCGGGGTGAGCGACGACGAGGCTGGCTGGGCCGCTGGCTTCAACGTCGACATGATGGCTTCCGTGCGCGCCACATGGAAGGTCGTTCCGTGGATGTCCGAGGCCGGTGGCGGCTCAGTGATCCACATCTCGTCGACCTCGGGCCTAGAAGCGGGCTCCCCGGCCGCCTACGCCGCCGTCAAGGCCGCGTTGATGAGTCACTCGAAGACACTCGCCATCAATTTGGCACCCCGGGGCATCCGGGTGAACACCGTGGCGCCCGGCTCGATCGAGTTTCCCGGCGGAATGTGGGAGACCGTGAAGAAGGTCAACAACGAGATGTACGAGGGGATCCGCAACTCGATCCCGTTCGGTCGCCTGGGTACCGCGGAAGAAGTCGCCGCCGCGACGGTCTTCCTGTCGTCAGCGCCGGCCAGCTGGATCACCGGCATCACCCTCGCCGTAGACGGCGGCCAACACAAAGGAAACTAA
- a CDS encoding ferrous iron transporter B, producing the protein MTEAAAPPLLRLGLVGSPNSGKTTLFNALTGLRAKVGNYPGVTVERREGTAQLGGRSVQIIDLPGTYGLEPMSPDEAVVSRVLEGKVANVAAPDALIITVDACAISRSLGFVAELVNEGLPTCLVLTMTDELHARGGKLDVERLRAALGIPVLSVVGHRGIGLDALRQLLPRPSEWERPPIPPPTDEMERHAWCESVLERVVLRAPGRDPWTERIDRIVLHPLGGSALFIAVMVLFFQLIFAWATPAMDAIDAGMSTLAGAVRTVLPAGLLADFLSDGLIAGVGSVVIFLPQIMLLFGLLYLLEDVGYMARAAFVVDRLMARIGLEGRAFVALLSSYACAVPGIMAARTVPSPRHRLVTILVAPLITCSARLPVYALLIGAFVPATTVWGGLGLQGLVLLGLYVLGGITALIAASVLSRFVVGHASLPFVLELPPYRVPPFRLWLSQVWGAASAFLRRAGTIILLASIVLWGLLTFPRVDIPAGTSEREASRYALEHSAAGSLGRAIEPVIAPLGFDWKIGVGLVASLAAREVIVATLAQVYAASEDEDTSLREAIRQDVDPRTGERVFTSATVASLLIFFVFALQCTSTLAVMRRETNSWRWPAFAFAYLLALAYGASFLTYRIVSAFST; encoded by the coding sequence ATGACTGAAGCCGCTGCCCCGCCGCTTCTTCGGCTAGGCCTGGTCGGCAGTCCCAACTCGGGCAAGACCACGCTATTCAACGCCCTGACCGGCCTGCGGGCCAAGGTCGGCAACTACCCGGGCGTGACGGTCGAGCGGCGGGAGGGAACCGCCCAGCTCGGTGGGCGGAGCGTGCAGATCATCGACTTGCCGGGCACCTACGGCCTCGAGCCGATGAGCCCGGACGAGGCCGTGGTGAGCCGGGTCCTGGAAGGGAAGGTCGCGAACGTAGCCGCACCGGACGCTCTGATCATCACAGTCGACGCTTGCGCCATCTCCCGATCGCTTGGCTTCGTGGCCGAGTTGGTGAACGAGGGGCTGCCGACCTGCCTGGTCCTCACCATGACCGACGAGCTCCATGCGCGTGGCGGGAAGCTCGACGTGGAACGCTTGCGCGCCGCTCTCGGAATTCCGGTCCTGAGCGTGGTCGGCCATCGCGGGATCGGCCTCGACGCCCTTCGTCAACTCCTTCCCCGGCCGTCCGAGTGGGAGCGCCCGCCCATCCCACCGCCGACCGACGAGATGGAACGCCACGCCTGGTGTGAATCGGTGCTGGAACGGGTCGTCCTGCGTGCGCCCGGCCGCGACCCCTGGACCGAGCGAATCGACCGGATCGTGCTCCACCCGTTGGGTGGAAGCGCATTGTTCATCGCGGTCATGGTGCTCTTCTTCCAGCTGATCTTCGCCTGGGCGACGCCTGCCATGGATGCCATCGACGCAGGCATGAGCACCCTGGCTGGCGCGGTACGCACCGTGCTGCCCGCCGGCCTGCTCGCCGATTTCTTGAGCGATGGCCTGATCGCAGGGGTCGGCTCGGTCGTGATCTTCCTGCCCCAGATCATGCTGCTCTTCGGGCTGCTCTACCTGCTGGAAGACGTGGGCTACATGGCGCGAGCCGCGTTCGTGGTCGATCGGCTGATGGCGCGCATCGGCCTCGAAGGCCGAGCGTTCGTCGCTCTGCTGTCTTCCTATGCGTGCGCCGTCCCGGGCATCATGGCCGCACGTACCGTGCCCTCACCGCGGCACCGGTTGGTGACGATCCTGGTTGCACCCTTGATCACCTGCTCCGCACGACTCCCGGTGTACGCGCTCTTGATCGGCGCGTTCGTGCCGGCCACGACGGTCTGGGGTGGGCTCGGACTGCAAGGCCTCGTACTGCTGGGCTTGTACGTGCTCGGAGGCATCACGGCCCTGATCGCGGCCTCCGTGTTGAGCCGCTTCGTCGTCGGCCACGCATCCCTGCCCTTCGTCCTCGAACTGCCACCGTATCGCGTGCCGCCCTTCCGGCTCTGGCTCTCCCAGGTCTGGGGCGCAGCGAGCGCCTTCCTGCGTCGGGCCGGCACGATCATCCTGCTGGCCTCGATCGTCTTGTGGGGGCTCCTTACCTTCCCCCGGGTCGACATACCGGCCGGCACCTCGGAAAGGGAAGCCAGCCGCTACGCCTTGGAACACAGCGCAGCCGGCTCCCTGGGGCGTGCGATCGAACCCGTGATCGCACCGCTGGGTTTCGATTGGAAGATAGGCGTCGGCCTGGTCGCGAGCCTCGCGGCTCGGGAGGTCATCGTCGCGACCCTTGCCCAGGTCTACGCCGCCTCCGAGGATGAAGACACTTCCCTGCGCGAGGCGATTCGCCAAGATGTCGACCCGCGAACAGGCGAGCGCGTCTTCACCTCCGCAACGGTTGCTTCGCTACTCATCTTCTTCGTATTCGCCCTTCAGTGCACATCCACCCTCGCGGTGATGCGCCGGGAGACCAACTCCTGGCGTTGGCCTGCCTTTGCTTTCGCCTACCTTCTCGCTCTCGCCTACGGCGCCAGCTTTCTCACATATCGGATCGTCAGTGCTTTTTCGACATGA
- a CDS encoding ferrous iron transport protein A translates to MEPVLLSELPVGATAKVIAVDAPGPLGTRLRDLGLHPGTVVHCLRRAPLGDPRIYELRGVQLCLRRSEAGLVRVNTDD, encoded by the coding sequence ATCGAACCCGTCCTCCTATCCGAACTGCCCGTCGGGGCGACTGCCAAGGTGATCGCCGTCGACGCCCCGGGACCTCTCGGCACCCGCCTCCGAGATCTCGGCCTGCATCCCGGGACCGTCGTGCACTGTCTGCGGCGCGCGCCCCTCGGCGACCCGCGCATCTACGAGCTGCGCGGAGTCCAGCTATGCCTGCGCCGCAGCGAGGCAGGGCTCGTGCGTGTGAACACCGATGACTGA
- a CDS encoding NAD(P)-dependent glycerol-3-phosphate dehydrogenase yields the protein MPTPVAVLGAGSFGTCLAVLAAHDHDVTIWARDPETAESIERERRNPRYLSDIELPANIRATSDLNEALADREIVICAVPSHGVREVMSRAGKAMDQDAILVSTVKGIEVETGMVMHQILEDVLPEALHPRIVCLSGPSFAHEIAMQKPTAVTLACREEVYAIAVQTALSCSWFRCYTHDDVVGVEIGGALKNVVAIAVGICDGLAAGMNARAGLMTRGLREITRLGQALGANPLTFLGLSGMGDLILTCTGDLSRNRNVGLEIGRGRSLDEIIAGMNQVAEGVRTTYAVCELATRLGVDMPIAFGVRQILRGEVDPKAGGMALMVRQLRSENE from the coding sequence ATGCCCACCCCTGTCGCAGTTCTCGGAGCCGGAAGCTTCGGCACATGTCTCGCGGTGCTCGCGGCGCACGATCACGATGTCACGATCTGGGCGCGCGATCCCGAGACTGCGGAATCCATCGAGCGCGAACGCCGCAACCCGAGATACCTGAGCGACATCGAACTCCCGGCCAACATCAGGGCGACCTCCGATCTGAACGAAGCCCTGGCGGATCGGGAAATCGTGATCTGCGCAGTTCCGAGCCACGGAGTTCGTGAGGTGATGTCCCGCGCGGGCAAGGCCATGGATCAGGACGCGATTCTCGTCTCCACCGTGAAGGGCATCGAGGTCGAGACCGGGATGGTGATGCATCAGATACTCGAGGATGTACTTCCAGAAGCCCTGCATCCGCGCATCGTGTGCCTCTCCGGCCCCTCCTTCGCGCACGAGATCGCGATGCAGAAGCCCACCGCCGTCACATTGGCCTGCCGCGAGGAGGTCTACGCCATTGCCGTGCAGACGGCTCTCTCCTGCTCATGGTTCCGCTGTTACACCCATGACGATGTGGTGGGTGTGGAGATCGGCGGCGCGCTCAAGAACGTGGTCGCCATCGCCGTCGGTATCTGCGACGGCCTCGCGGCGGGCATGAACGCACGGGCAGGCCTGATGACCCGCGGCCTGCGCGAGATCACCCGCCTCGGCCAGGCACTGGGCGCCAACCCCCTGACCTTCCTGGGGCTTTCCGGAATGGGCGACCTGATCCTCACTTGCACCGGCGATCTCTCCCGCAACCGCAACGTGGGCCTCGAGATCGGCCGCGGCCGCAGTCTCGACGAGATCATCGCCGGCATGAACCAGGTGGCCGAGGGCGTCCGAACGACCTACGCCGTATGTGAGCTGGCCACCCGGCTCGGCGTGGACATGCCCATCGCCTTCGGGGTGCGTCAAATCCTGCGGGGCGAGGTCGACCCGAAGGCCGGCGGCATGGCCCTGATGGTTCGGCAGCTGCGAAGCGAGAATGAGTAG
- a CDS encoding NADH-quinone oxidoreductase subunit A produces MLMEFVGILLILALALLVAAGFLVLHRALSPKREFAAKQEPFECGEDQIVSPHQRFSVKFYLVAMLFVLFDVEAMFFYPWGAIFRDLGGYGFAVMAVFTIPLVLGLVYEWKKGALEW; encoded by the coding sequence ATGCTCATGGAGTTCGTCGGCATCCTGCTGATCCTGGCTCTTGCGCTGCTCGTTGCTGCTGGATTTCTCGTTCTCCACCGTGCGCTCTCGCCGAAGCGCGAGTTCGCCGCGAAGCAGGAACCCTTCGAGTGCGGCGAAGACCAGATCGTTTCGCCCCACCAGCGGTTCTCCGTGAAGTTCTATCTGGTCGCGATGTTATTCGTGCTCTTCGACGTGGAAGCGATGTTCTTCTATCCGTGGGGTGCGATCTTTCGGGATCTCGGTGGTTATGGGTTCGCCGTGATGGCGGTGTTCACCATCCCCCTCGTGCTCGGCCTGGTCTACGAGTGGAAGAAAGGCGCCCTCGAATGGTGA
- a CDS encoding NAD(P)H-dependent oxidoreductase subunit E: MVSVETRAAIDAEIAKMPEKRGALLAALRLVQEEHGHLSLEAMEEVARIFELHPTEVLEVVSFYNHFRAQPRGRHEVNVCTSLTCSLRGGRGLLRQLQAYLGVHAGQTTSDGRISLGHEECLGACGNAPMLRIDDAYHLDLDWARAQQLLDGLE, encoded by the coding sequence ATGGTGAGCGTGGAAACCCGCGCGGCCATCGATGCTGAGATCGCCAAGATGCCCGAGAAGCGCGGAGCATTGCTCGCCGCATTGCGGCTCGTGCAGGAGGAACACGGTCATCTCTCTCTCGAGGCGATGGAGGAGGTGGCGCGGATCTTCGAGCTGCATCCGACCGAGGTTCTCGAGGTCGTCAGTTTCTACAACCACTTTCGGGCTCAGCCCCGAGGACGTCACGAGGTGAACGTCTGCACGAGCCTCACGTGCTCTCTGCGCGGTGGCCGCGGATTGCTGCGCCAGTTGCAGGCGTACCTCGGTGTGCATGCGGGTCAAACGACCTCCGACGGCAGGATCAGTCTGGGCCATGAGGAATGCCTCGGCGCCTGCGGCAATGCACCGATGCTCCGCATCGACGACGCCTACCATCTGGACCTCGATTGGGCGCGCGCTCAGCAGCTCCTGGACGGATTGGAGTAG
- the nuoF gene encoding NADH-quinone oxidoreductase subunit NuoF produces the protein MGHRVPHVTHYLTEHFADDGYTTLSGFRARGGYETARRVLVEQSPDDVIGTLKRAGLKGRGGAGFDAGTKWSFMPRDGAGPSYLVCNADESEPGSFKDRVLMERGPHQLIEGILIPAFATGAATTFLYIRGEYAEPARILQRAIDDATAAGVLGSNVLGTGFAHQIVLVRGAGAYICGEETGLLESLEGKKGQPRRKPPFPAERGAFGRPTTVNNVETFCHVPHIFARGVDWFRSIGTEESPGTTLFGVSGHVERPGLYELPLGTRLDEIIFEHAGGVRAGRKLKAAIPGGVSMPVLPAGHLDVPMANEFLREHGSSLGTGGVIVMDETTCMVRVGCVISEFFRDESCGQCTQCREGTGWMHKLLLRIERGSGTEADLDVLEDVAGKMEGATICAFADAAAWPVQALLRHFRSEFQGHVHAQKCPLPESFEI, from the coding sequence ATGGGTCATCGGGTTCCTCATGTCACCCATTACCTGACCGAGCATTTTGCCGACGACGGTTACACCACCCTCTCGGGCTTCCGCGCACGGGGCGGCTACGAGACGGCACGTCGCGTGCTCGTGGAGCAGAGCCCGGACGACGTGATCGGGACACTGAAGAGAGCCGGGCTCAAGGGGCGTGGCGGCGCCGGCTTCGATGCCGGTACGAAGTGGTCGTTCATGCCGCGGGATGGGGCTGGGCCGAGCTACCTCGTCTGCAACGCAGACGAATCGGAACCTGGCTCGTTCAAGGACCGTGTCTTGATGGAACGGGGCCCGCACCAGCTCATCGAAGGGATCCTGATCCCTGCCTTTGCAACCGGAGCCGCCACGACGTTTCTCTACATACGGGGCGAGTACGCGGAGCCGGCGCGTATTCTCCAGCGGGCGATCGATGATGCCACCGCAGCAGGTGTGCTTGGCTCCAACGTGCTCGGGACAGGTTTTGCCCACCAGATCGTGCTGGTGCGCGGTGCGGGCGCCTACATCTGCGGGGAAGAAACAGGGCTCCTCGAATCCCTGGAAGGGAAGAAGGGGCAGCCTCGCCGCAAACCCCCGTTCCCCGCCGAGCGCGGAGCCTTTGGTCGACCGACCACCGTGAACAACGTCGAGACCTTCTGTCACGTGCCGCATATCTTCGCGCGGGGCGTCGACTGGTTTCGGAGTATCGGGACCGAAGAGAGTCCCGGAACGACACTCTTCGGTGTTTCAGGGCATGTGGAGCGACCCGGGCTCTACGAGTTGCCCCTCGGTACGAGGCTGGACGAGATCATCTTCGAGCACGCCGGCGGCGTTCGCGCTGGCCGCAAGCTGAAGGCCGCCATTCCGGGTGGCGTATCGATGCCGGTGCTTCCTGCAGGACACCTCGACGTGCCGATGGCCAACGAATTCCTGCGCGAACATGGCAGCTCGCTTGGCACCGGAGGCGTGATCGTGATGGACGAGACCACCTGCATGGTTCGCGTCGGGTGTGTCATCTCCGAGTTCTTTCGAGACGAATCCTGTGGCCAATGCACGCAATGTCGCGAGGGCACGGGCTGGATGCACAAACTGCTGCTTCGGATCGAGCGCGGAAGCGGAACCGAAGCCGACCTCGACGTGTTGGAGGATGTCGCCGGAAAAATGGAAGGGGCCACGATCTGCGCCTTTGCGGATGCAGCAGCCTGGCCCGTGCAAGCCCTCCTGCGCCATTTTCGTTCGGAGTTCCAGGGCCACGTACACGCCCAGAAATGTCCGCTCCCGGAAAGCTTCGAGATCTGA
- a CDS encoding molybdopterin-dependent oxidoreductase, with the protein MSAPGKLRDLMLRITIDGTRYEVEEGLTLLQALDELGVLMKGVDIPHYCWHPKLSVDGSCRMCQVEVEGIPKLQIACDTPVREGMVVHTRNERVLKARAGVMELMLVNHPLDCPICDQAGECKLQDYAFEYGQMHTRTREPRRALKKRVDLGATIVFDQERCILCRRCVRFCREIPGTSELAITQRGDRSTVETFPGKPLENDYSMNVADICPVGALTTRDFRFKVRVWFLEEVPGICTGCSRGCNVHVGVADDQVRRYTPRRNDDVNDTWLCDSGRMTYQEIGAPDRIREAALRGDSGELIGATIDQAIDRAARLVREAVEKEGPGVVAALASGHATNEDLAALRGLLAALGSETHGLPIVTGAGDALLVRPEKAANAEGARAAGFGEPGLLLDKIRGGGVRVLIVLGHDIIHEQFLGSPEPLAALDAVILLDTHRSRLEQVADVVIPARHLAEKGGTVTNFEGRIQAVPAALEPAFEAVAEAHVLARIASALDLSIDDGSEHEREAD; encoded by the coding sequence ATGTCCGCTCCCGGAAAGCTTCGAGATCTGATGCTGCGCATTACGATCGATGGAACGCGTTATGAGGTCGAGGAGGGGCTGACCCTTCTGCAAGCCCTCGACGAACTCGGCGTCCTCATGAAGGGCGTCGACATCCCCCACTACTGTTGGCATCCGAAGCTCTCGGTCGATGGCTCATGCCGCATGTGCCAGGTCGAAGTGGAGGGCATTCCCAAGCTGCAGATCGCGTGCGATACCCCGGTTCGGGAGGGCATGGTCGTCCATACGAGGAACGAGCGTGTCCTGAAGGCTCGCGCGGGTGTGATGGAGCTGATGCTCGTCAACCACCCGCTCGATTGCCCGATCTGCGACCAGGCTGGCGAATGCAAGCTTCAAGACTACGCATTCGAGTACGGCCAGATGCATACGCGCACTCGAGAGCCTCGCCGGGCGCTGAAGAAACGTGTCGACCTGGGTGCGACGATCGTATTCGACCAGGAGCGCTGCATCCTCTGCCGCCGCTGTGTGCGCTTCTGTCGAGAGATACCGGGAACGAGCGAGCTTGCCATCACCCAGCGCGGCGATCGCTCGACGGTCGAGACGTTTCCCGGCAAGCCACTCGAGAACGACTACTCGATGAACGTGGCGGATATCTGCCCGGTTGGCGCGCTCACGACACGGGATTTTCGTTTCAAGGTGCGGGTCTGGTTCCTGGAAGAGGTGCCGGGCATTTGTACGGGTTGCTCGCGAGGTTGCAACGTCCATGTTGGCGTGGCCGACGATCAGGTGCGGCGCTACACGCCCAGACGCAACGATGACGTGAACGATACGTGGCTCTGTGATTCCGGTCGTATGACCTATCAGGAAATTGGTGCGCCGGATCGGATCAGGGAGGCCGCGCTCCGCGGAGATTCGGGTGAACTGATCGGCGCGACGATCGATCAGGCCATCGACCGGGCCGCGCGGCTGGTGCGTGAAGCGGTCGAGAAAGAAGGCCCGGGTGTGGTGGCGGCGCTGGCTTCCGGCCATGCGACGAACGAAGATCTGGCCGCGTTGCGTGGGCTGTTGGCCGCGCTTGGCAGCGAGACCCACGGCCTGCCGATCGTGACCGGCGCGGGAGACGCATTGTTGGTCCGGCCGGAAAAGGCGGCGAATGCGGAAGGTGCCCGGGCGGCTGGCTTTGGCGAGCCGGGGCTGCTGCTCGACAAGATCCGCGGTGGTGGGGTCCGGGTCCTGATCGTGCTCGGCCATGACATCATCCACGAGCAGTTCCTGGGTTCGCCCGAACCGCTCGCGGCGCTCGACGCGGTGATCCTGCTCGATACCCATCGCTCACGCCTGGAGCAGGTAGCTGACGTCGTCATACCGGCTCGCCATCTGGCCGAGAAAGGCGGCACCGTGACCAACTTCGAGGGCCGCATCCAGGCCGTTCCTGCGGCTCTGGAGCCCGCGTTCGAAGCCGTCGCTGAGGCACACGTTCTCGCACGGATCGCCTCGGCGTTGGACCTGTCGATCGACGACGGGTCCGAGCACGAACGCGAGGCTGATTGA
- a CDS encoding NADH-quinone oxidoreductase subunit H has product MLPLITWVERKQSAVMQDRIGANRADLMGVTILGLLHPMADVLKLFSKEDFVPAGANRILHLLAPVVAIVPAIITLAVIPYGGTYVFGESTLSLVVADIDWGMLFVFAVGSIATYGAVMAGWSSNNNWSLLGSMRASAQMISYEVTMGLSIVGLFMVYETLQLPAMAAWQDDSFRLLGFVEHLGGVELPSILGWIRLPLWGVFLQPLGFVLFLTCIMAENKRPPFDAPEGESELVAGYHLEYSGMRFGLFYTAEFLEVPVIGCILTTLFFGGWAIPFLPQETIIGFIGAGFGEGFATGVCLVLHVLSFLTKVVLMIWLQMALRWTLPRFRYDQVMDLCWKVILPLSIANVFVTGAIILWVEAVLA; this is encoded by the coding sequence ATGTTGCCACTCATCACCTGGGTGGAGCGCAAGCAGAGCGCTGTGATGCAGGATCGCATCGGGGCGAATCGTGCGGATCTGATGGGCGTGACGATCCTCGGCCTGCTGCATCCGATGGCGGACGTACTGAAGCTCTTCTCGAAGGAAGACTTCGTTCCGGCCGGCGCGAATCGCATTCTCCATCTGCTGGCTCCGGTCGTCGCGATCGTGCCGGCGATCATCACGCTTGCGGTCATTCCGTACGGAGGCACCTATGTCTTCGGCGAGTCGACGCTGAGCCTGGTGGTGGCGGACATCGATTGGGGAATGCTCTTCGTGTTCGCCGTGGGATCCATCGCTACCTACGGCGCCGTGATGGCAGGCTGGTCCAGCAACAACAACTGGAGCCTGCTCGGTTCGATGCGTGCTTCGGCCCAGATGATCTCCTACGAGGTCACGATGGGCCTCTCGATCGTCGGCTTGTTCATGGTCTACGAAACCCTGCAGCTTCCTGCGATGGCTGCCTGGCAAGATGACAGCTTCCGTTTGCTCGGCTTCGTGGAGCATCTGGGGGGCGTGGAACTCCCCTCCATTCTGGGCTGGATTCGCCTTCCGCTCTGGGGCGTCTTCCTGCAACCGCTCGGCTTCGTGCTCTTCCTCACCTGCATCATGGCCGAGAACAAGCGCCCGCCCTTCGACGCACCGGAAGGCGAGAGCGAACTCGTTGCCGGATATCACCTGGAATACTCGGGGATGCGCTTCGGCCTCTTCTACACGGCCGAGTTCCTCGAGGTGCCGGTGATCGGCTGTATTCTCACCACGCTCTTCTTCGGAGGCTGGGCGATTCCGTTCCTGCCCCAGGAGACGATCATTGGATTCATCGGTGCTGGTTTCGGCGAGGGCTTCGCGACCGGTGTCTGCCTCGTCCTGCACGTCCTCTCGTTCTTGACGAAGGTCGTGTTGATGATCTGGTTGCAGATGGCGCTGCGCTGGACCTTGCCGCGTTTTCGGTACGACCAGGTGATGGATCTGTGCTGGAAGGTGATCTTGCCGCTCTCGATCGCGAACGTGTTCGTGACGGGCGCCATCATTCTCTGGGTCGAAGCGGTGTTGGCATGA
- a CDS encoding NADH-quinone oxidoreductase subunit J: MSEWIFYAFAAIAVAGALGMVLNVRNIVAGALSLTATMVSLGGVYVLLEAYLIGVLQILVYAGAIVVVFLFVVMLLNLREDGFASGRQWVTKAIAAALGLAAAVGLVGLLPLHFPEAAALPEGFGGYRSLATLLFTDYVLAFEVSSLLLLSAMVGAVILARRSSE; encoded by the coding sequence ATGAGCGAATGGATCTTCTACGCCTTCGCTGCAATCGCCGTTGCGGGTGCCCTCGGGATGGTGCTGAACGTCCGCAATATCGTGGCCGGTGCACTCTCACTCACCGCGACGATGGTCTCCCTGGGCGGCGTCTACGTCTTGTTGGAGGCGTACTTGATTGGCGTGCTCCAGATTCTGGTCTACGCCGGCGCAATCGTCGTCGTCTTCCTCTTCGTGGTGATGCTCCTGAACCTGCGCGAGGACGGTTTCGCATCGGGTCGGCAATGGGTGACCAAGGCGATCGCCGCGGCCCTCGGGCTGGCTGCGGCGGTAGGGCTCGTGGGCCTGCTTCCATTGCACTTCCCGGAAGCCGCGGCCTTGCCGGAAGGCTTCGGTGGCTACCGGTCGCTCGCCACATTGCTCTTCACGGATTACGTATTGGCGTTCGAAGTGAGCTCCCTCCTGCTCCTCTCGGCCATGGTCGGTGCCGTCATCCTCGCTCGCCGGAGCAGCGAATGA
- the nuoK gene encoding NADH-quinone oxidoreductase subunit NuoK, producing the protein MVGEAVVLSAILFAIGTVGALVRRNVIVVLMSIELMLNAVNLALVAFSRQWADAAGQMLVLMVIVVAAAEVAVGLGIVIALFRNRESLNVEDASLLKW; encoded by the coding sequence ATGGTCGGCGAGGCGGTCGTCCTCTCAGCCATTCTGTTCGCCATCGGTACCGTGGGTGCGCTCGTGCGACGAAACGTGATCGTGGTCCTGATGTCGATCGAGCTGATGCTGAATGCGGTCAACCTGGCGCTCGTAGCCTTCTCCCGCCAATGGGCGGATGCGGCAGGCCAGATGCTCGTGTTGATGGTGATCGTTGTCGCCGCGGCGGAAGTCGCCGTCGGCCTGGGCATCGTGATCGCGCTCTTCAGGAACCGCGAGTCGTTGAACGTCGAAGACGCGAGCCTGCTCAAGTGGTAG